A region from the Benincasa hispida cultivar B227 chromosome 8, ASM972705v1, whole genome shotgun sequence genome encodes:
- the LOC120082534 gene encoding leucine--tRNA ligase, cytoplasmic, with translation MASESGKSFARRDSLREIEAKVRVLWEENDVFRAEACETPPKEGEKFFGNFPFPYMNGFLHIGHAFSLSKLEFAAAYHRLRGANVLLPFGFHCTGMPIKASADKLAREIQQFGDPPVFPREIEEQENLKAEAEETNESNLTLPDKFKGKKSKAASKSGGQMYQWEIMRSFGLSDGEISKFQNPYNWLTFFPPLAMEDLKAFGLGCDWRRSFITTDINPYFDSFIQWQMRKLKSMGKIVKDVRYTIYSPLDGQPCADHDRATGEGVQPQDYTLIKMEVVPPFPPKLGVLEGRKVFLAAATLRPETMYGQTNAWVLPDGKYGAFEINDTDVFIITERAALNLSYQKFSRVPEKPTCLVQLTGNDLIGLPLKSPLAFNEIIYALPMLTILTDKGTGIVTSVPSDAPDDYMAMHDLKSKPALRAKYGVKDEWVLPFDIVPIIDIPEFGDRAAEKVCLDLKIKSQNEKDKLAEAKRLTYLRGFTDGTLIVGEFAGRKVQEAKPLIRSQLIETGQAIPYSEPEKRVMSRSGDECIVALTDQWYITYGESEWKKLSEECLAIMDLFSDETRHGFEHTLSWLNQWACSRSFGLGTRIPWDKQFLVESLSDSTIYMAYYTIAHLLQNGDLYGSGDSAIKPEQMTDEVWDFVFCGAEEPKSTDISQSILKKMKQEFEYWYPFDLRVSGKDLIQNHLTFSIYNHTAIMPRRHWPRGFRCNGHIMLNSEKMSKSTGNFRTLREAIEEFSADATRFSLADAGDGVDDANFVFETANAAILRLTKEIAWMEDILQADSASFLRTGPPSTYADRVFENEINIAVKMTEQNYKDYMFREALKTGFYDLQAARDEYRFSCGAGGMNRYLVFRFMDVQTRLITPICPHYAEHVWRDLLKKEGFVINAGWPSADSPDLTLKSANKYLQDSIVLMRKLLQKQLLGSKKGNKKSAPVTTVIEDKKLTGLIYVNEQFDGWKAECLRILRSKFDTAKRTFAPDGEIMEALQKSSLGQAADFKQTQKLCMPFLRFKKDEAASLGVQALDLKLPFGEMDVLNENLELIRRQIGLEEVQVLRASDADALAKAGALASLLKQNPPSPGNPTAIFLTN, from the exons ATGGCATCAGAGAGTGGGAAAAGCTTTGCTAGGAGGGACAGTCTCCGAGAGATTGAAGCGAAGGTTCGAGTTTTATGGGAAGAGAATGATGTTTTCAGGGCAGAGGCATGTGAAACACCTCCTAAAGAGGGGGAGAAGTTCTTTGGAAATTTCCCCTTCCCTTATATGAATGGATTCTTGCATATTGGTCATGCTTTTTCCCTTTCAAAATTGGAGTTTGCTGCAGCATATCATAGGCTGAGAGGTGCAAACGTCCTATTACCATTTGGTTTTCACTGCACAGGAATGCCTATCAAGGCCTCTGCTGATAAGCTTGCTAGGGAAATCCAACAATTTGGTGATCCACCTGTCTTCCCTCGTGAAATagaagagcaagaaaacttgaaagCAGAAGCTGAGGAGACAAATGAAAGTAATCTGACATTGCCTGACAAATTCAAGGGCAAGAAATCTAAGGCAGCCTCTAAGTCAGGTGGACAGATGTACCAGTGGGAAATAATGCGCAGTTTTGGTCTGTCTGATGGTGAGATATCCAAGTTCCAAAATCCGTATAACTGGTtgacattcttccctcctttgGCCATGGAAGACCTAAAGGCTTTTGGTTTAGGTTGTGATTGGAGACGATCTTTTATTACTACTGATATCAATccatattttgattcatttataCAGTGGCAAATGCGAAAGTTGAAATCCATGGGGAAGATTGTGAAAGATGTTAGATATACTATATATTCACCCTTAGATGGCCAACCCTGTGCAGATCATGATAGGGCAACTGGTGAAGGGGTTCAACCACAGGATTACACACTGATTAAGATGGAGGTTGTGCCACCTTTTCCTCCTAAATTGGGAGTGTTGGAGGGTAGAAAAGTGTTTTTAGCCGCTGCAACATTGAGACCTGAGACCATGTATGGTCAAACAAATGCATGGGTACTGCCTGATGGTAAATATGGAGcatttgaaattaatgataCTGATGTATTTATTATTACCGAAAGAGCCGCCCTTAACTTATCCTATCAAAAATTTTCTAGGGTTCCCGAAAAACCTACTTGCTTGGTTCAGCTGACTGGTAATGATTTGATAGGCCTTCCATTGAAGTCCCCTCTAGCCTTTAATGAGATCATTTATGCTCTTCCCATGCTTACAATTCTCACAGATAAGGGAACTGGTATTGTGACCAGTGTACCTAGTGATGCTCCTGATGATTATATGGCGATGCATGATCTAAAATCAAAACCAGCTCTTAGGGCCAAGTATGGTGTTAAAGATGAATGGGTGCTTCCCTTTGATATTGTTCCGATCATTGATATCCCAGAATTTGGAGACAGGGCTGCTGAAAAAGTTTGCTTggatctaaaaattaaaagtcaGAATGAGAAGGACAAGCTTGCTGAAGCTAAAAGATTGACGTATTTGAGAGGATTTACTGATGGAACACTAATTGTTGGTGAATTTGCTGGAAGGAAAGTACAGGAAGCAAAGCCTTTGATTCGGAGCCAGCTAATTGAAACTGGCCAAGCTATCCCTTATAGTGAACCTGAGAAGCGTGTTATGTCTCGGTCTGGAGATGAGTGCATTGTAGCTCTTACTGATCAATG GTACATCACATATGGGGAATCAGAATGGAAGAAGTTGTCTGAAGAGTGCTTGGCCATCATGGATCTGTTTTCTGATGAGACAAGACATGGATTTGAGCACACACTGAGTTGGCTCAACCAGTGGGCATGCTCACGAAGTTTCGGACTTGGAACGCGTATCCCTTGGGACAAACAATTTCTAGTTGAGTCATTATCTGATTCCACCATTTACATGGCTTACTACACCATTGCTCACTTGTTGCAGAATGGGGACTTGTATGGATCAGGTGACTCTGCAATAAAACCTGAGCAGATGACAGACGAAGTTTGGGATTTTGTCTTTTGTGGCGCTGAAGAACCAAAATCAACTGACATCTCGCAGTCAATTCTTAAGAAGATGAAACAGGAGTTTGAGTATTGGTATCCATTTGATCTTAGGGTTTCTGGAAAAGATCTTATTCAGAATCATTTGACATTCTCTATTTACAATCATACTGCAATTATGCCAAGGCGCCATTGGCCTCGTGGGTTCAGATGTAATGGGCACATCATGCttaattctgaaaagatgtccAAGTCTACAGGGAATTTTAGAACTCTGCGTGAGGCaattgaagagttttctgcTGATGCCACACGATTCTCATTGGCTGATGCTGGTGATGGTGTCGATGATGCAAATTTTGTATTTGAGACTGCAAATGCTGCAATATTACGTTTGACTAAAGAAATAGCATGGATGGAAGATATTCTACAGGCTGATTCTGCTTCATTCCTTAGAACAGGCCCTCCATCAACTTATGCCGATCGGGTATTTGAAAACGAAATCAATATAGCTGTCAAAATGACTGAGCAAAATTACAAAGATTACATGTTCCGTGAAGCTCTGAAGACTGGTTTTTATGATCTCCAAGCAGCTAGGGATGAGTACAGGTTCTCATGTGGTGCGGGAGGCATGAATCGTTATTTGGTTTTCCGTTTTATGGATGTCCAGACGCGACTCATTACTCCAATTTGTCCACACTATGCGGAACATGTTTGGAGGGATCTGTTGAAGAAGGAAGGATTTGTCATTAATGCTGGCTGGCCTTCAGCTGATTCTCCTGATTTAACTCTCAAAAGTGCAAACAAATATCTCCAAGACTCAATAGTTCTGATGAGGAAGCTTCTTCAAAAGCAACTTTTAGGATCCAAAAAAGGCAACAAGAAGAGCGCTCCTGTCACAACGGTGATTGAGGACAAGAAATTGACCGGCTTGATATATGTGAATGAGCAATTTGATGGATGGAAAGCAGAATGCCTTAGAATACTCCGAAGTAAATTTGACACAGCTAAACGTACATTTGCACCGGATGGTGAAATAATGGAGGCACTACAGAAGAGTTCATTAGGGCAGGCAGCAGATTTTAAACAAACACAGAAGCTGTGTATGCCATTCTTGAGGTTTAAGAAGGATGAGGCTGCTTCACTTGGGGTTCAAGCCTTGGACTTGAAGCTTCCTTTTGGGGAGATGGATGTTCTTAATGAGAACTTGGAGTTGATTAGGAGGCAAATAGGTTTGGAAGAGGTGCAGGTTTTGCGTGCATCTGATGCAGATGCTCTTGCGAAAGCCGGTGCTTTGGCTTCACTGTTGAAGCAGAATCCTCCATCTCCAGGGAATCCTACTGCGATTTTCTTAACAAATTGA
- the LOC120083543 gene encoding uncharacterized protein LOC120083543 isoform X1, giving the protein MENEDKLVVQRTQVGSREEPISIPVQKDEGTAGITEEKEHSNQWKRSNLVLEIPSRTPESSPQDYHAIKMPQTPRKVNFLLTPSPSDVRINGSGSPGPSSSRGKSSIRSLFPKLSFIHRSSSDIEKVANLALEGSSHGAQEKPSISRSLSLSKIFTPRIKRTSSLPVTPIIHSNPESAHGGMRGGATNFIGKGAQRKISRSLSVPVNDKESSLRRMDSFFRVIPSTPLVKGGSGKLNIPIEEAEEDNAGEDIPEEEAVCRICLVELCEGGETLKMECSCKGELALAHKDCAIKWFSIKGNKTCDICKEEVRNLPVTLLRIQSIRARSTGAIRALQEDVNGYRVWQEVPVLVIVSMLAYFCFLEQLLVGKMGSGAIAISLPFSCVLGLLSSMTSSTMVKRRFVWVYASFQFALVVLFAHIFYSVVGIQAVLSILLATFTGFGVVMSGTSILVEFIRWRRRWQASLEQHQTQMITRPGQFPRTSSV; this is encoded by the exons ATGGAAAACGAGGATAAGCTTGTTGTTCAAAGGACTCAGGTGGGTTCACGTGAAGAACCCATTTCAATTCCTGTCCAAAAG GATGAAGGTACAGCTGGGATCACTGAAGAAAAAGAGCATTCTAATCAATGGAAGAGATCGAATCTTGTCCTCGAGATACCGTCTCGAACACCCGAATCGTCCCCACAAGATTATCATGCTATAAAGATGCCTCAAACTCCTAGGAAAGTAAATTTTCTCTTGACACCAAGTCCTTCAGATGTGAGAATTAATGGATCTGGATCACCTGGTCCATCTTCATCTAGAGGCAAATCATCTATAAGAAGTCTCTTTCCTAAGTTAAGCTTTATCCATAGAAGTTCTTCAGACATTGAGAAGGTTGCTAACCTTGCCCTTGAAGGTTCATCACATGGGGCACAAGAGAAGCCTTCAATATCTAGGTCTTTGTCTCTTTCAAAGATATTCACCCCTAGGATAAAGAGGACTTCATCACTACCTGTTACTCCCATCATTCACTCGAATCCCGAATCGGCGCACGGTGGAATGAGAGGAGGCGCTACCAACTTTATT GGAAAAGGAGCTCAACGAAAAATATCTCGTTCACTTTCTGTCCCGGTGAATGATAAAGAGTCAAGTTTGAGGAGGATGGATTCATTTTTCCGTGTAATTCCTTCAACACCACTTGTGAAGGGAGGAAGTGGAAAGCTAAATATACCCATAGAGGAAGCTG AAGAAGATAATGCTGGTGAAGATATACCTGAAGAAGAGGCTGTTTGCAGAATTTGTCTGGTTGAATTGTGTGAAGGTGGCGAGACGCTAAAGATGGAATGCAGCTGCAAAGGTGAACTTGCTTTGGCACATAAGGACTGTGCCATCAAATGGTTTAGCATCAAGGGGAATAAGACATGTGATATATGTAAGGAAGAGGTCAGAAACTTACCTGTTACTCTGTTACGGATCCAAAGTATTCGAGCTCGAAGCACCGGAGCAATCAGAGCTCTGCAGGAAGATGTCAATGGATATAG GGTCTGGCAGGAAGTTCCCGTGCTCGTAATCGTGAGCATGCTTGCCTATTTCTGTTTTCTCGAGCAACTACTG GTCGGTAAAATGGGTAGTGGCGCTATCGCAATATCCCTCCCTTTTTCTTGTGTACTTGGACTGCTCTCATCCATGACCTCATCAACTATGG TTAAGAGAAGGTTCGTCTGGGTATACGCCTCATTTCAGTTTGCTCTTGTCGTTCTCTTTGCACATATCTTTTACTCCGTG GTTGGCATACAAGCAGTTCTATCTATTCTTCTTGCAACTTTTACGGGGTTCGGTGTTGTGATGAGCGGTACTTCGATCCTAGTTGAGTTCATCAGATGGAGAAGAAGATGGCAAGCTTCATTGGAGCAACATCAAACACAGATGATCACACGACCAGGCCAGTTTCCTAGAACATCGAGTGTATAA
- the LOC120082722 gene encoding histone H4 — protein MSGRGKGGKGLGKGGAKRHRKVLRDNIQGITKPAIRRLARRGGVKRISGLIYEETRGVLKIFLENVIRDAVTYTEHARRKTVTAMDVVYALKRQGRTLYGFGG, from the coding sequence ATGTCCGGCAGAGGCAAAGGAGGAAAAGGCCTCGGAAAGGGAGGAGCCAAGAGGCATCGCAAAGTTTTAAGAGACAACATCCAAGGAATCACCAAGCCGGCCATCCGCCGTCTTGCTCGTCGTGGTGGCGTAAAGCGTATCAGCGGCTTGATCTACGAGGAAACTCGCGGCGTTCTCAAGATCTTCCTCGAGAATGTCATTCGCGACGCAGTCACCTACACTGAGCACGCTCGCCGGAAGACTGTCACCGCCATGGATGTCGTGTATGCGCTCAAGAGGCAAGGTCGTACTCTCTATGGCTTTGGAGGTTAA
- the LOC120083543 gene encoding uncharacterized protein LOC120083543 isoform X2 produces MENEDKLVVQRTQVGSREEPISIPVQKDEGTAGITEEKEHSNQWKRSNLVLEIPSRTPESSPQDYHAIKMPQTPRKVNFLLTPSPSDVRINGSGSPGPSSSRGKSSIRSLFPKLSFIHRSSSDIEKVANLALEGSSHGAQEKPSISRSLSLSKIFTPRIKRTSSLPVTPIIHSNPESAHGGMRGGATNFIGKGAQRKISRSLSVPVNDKESSLRRMDSFFRVIPSTPLVKGGSGKLNIPIEEAEDNAGEDIPEEEAVCRICLVELCEGGETLKMECSCKGELALAHKDCAIKWFSIKGNKTCDICKEEVRNLPVTLLRIQSIRARSTGAIRALQEDVNGYRVWQEVPVLVIVSMLAYFCFLEQLLVGKMGSGAIAISLPFSCVLGLLSSMTSSTMVKRRFVWVYASFQFALVVLFAHIFYSVVGIQAVLSILLATFTGFGVVMSGTSILVEFIRWRRRWQASLEQHQTQMITRPGQFPRTSSV; encoded by the exons ATGGAAAACGAGGATAAGCTTGTTGTTCAAAGGACTCAGGTGGGTTCACGTGAAGAACCCATTTCAATTCCTGTCCAAAAG GATGAAGGTACAGCTGGGATCACTGAAGAAAAAGAGCATTCTAATCAATGGAAGAGATCGAATCTTGTCCTCGAGATACCGTCTCGAACACCCGAATCGTCCCCACAAGATTATCATGCTATAAAGATGCCTCAAACTCCTAGGAAAGTAAATTTTCTCTTGACACCAAGTCCTTCAGATGTGAGAATTAATGGATCTGGATCACCTGGTCCATCTTCATCTAGAGGCAAATCATCTATAAGAAGTCTCTTTCCTAAGTTAAGCTTTATCCATAGAAGTTCTTCAGACATTGAGAAGGTTGCTAACCTTGCCCTTGAAGGTTCATCACATGGGGCACAAGAGAAGCCTTCAATATCTAGGTCTTTGTCTCTTTCAAAGATATTCACCCCTAGGATAAAGAGGACTTCATCACTACCTGTTACTCCCATCATTCACTCGAATCCCGAATCGGCGCACGGTGGAATGAGAGGAGGCGCTACCAACTTTATT GGAAAAGGAGCTCAACGAAAAATATCTCGTTCACTTTCTGTCCCGGTGAATGATAAAGAGTCAAGTTTGAGGAGGATGGATTCATTTTTCCGTGTAATTCCTTCAACACCACTTGTGAAGGGAGGAAGTGGAAAGCTAAATATACCCATAGAGGAAGCTG AAGATAATGCTGGTGAAGATATACCTGAAGAAGAGGCTGTTTGCAGAATTTGTCTGGTTGAATTGTGTGAAGGTGGCGAGACGCTAAAGATGGAATGCAGCTGCAAAGGTGAACTTGCTTTGGCACATAAGGACTGTGCCATCAAATGGTTTAGCATCAAGGGGAATAAGACATGTGATATATGTAAGGAAGAGGTCAGAAACTTACCTGTTACTCTGTTACGGATCCAAAGTATTCGAGCTCGAAGCACCGGAGCAATCAGAGCTCTGCAGGAAGATGTCAATGGATATAG GGTCTGGCAGGAAGTTCCCGTGCTCGTAATCGTGAGCATGCTTGCCTATTTCTGTTTTCTCGAGCAACTACTG GTCGGTAAAATGGGTAGTGGCGCTATCGCAATATCCCTCCCTTTTTCTTGTGTACTTGGACTGCTCTCATCCATGACCTCATCAACTATGG TTAAGAGAAGGTTCGTCTGGGTATACGCCTCATTTCAGTTTGCTCTTGTCGTTCTCTTTGCACATATCTTTTACTCCGTG GTTGGCATACAAGCAGTTCTATCTATTCTTCTTGCAACTTTTACGGGGTTCGGTGTTGTGATGAGCGGTACTTCGATCCTAGTTGAGTTCATCAGATGGAGAAGAAGATGGCAAGCTTCATTGGAGCAACATCAAACACAGATGATCACACGACCAGGCCAGTTTCCTAGAACATCGAGTGTATAA
- the LOC120083543 gene encoding uncharacterized protein LOC120083543 isoform X3, with protein sequence MENEDKLVVQRTQVGSREEPISIPVQKDEGTAGITEEKEHSNQWKRSNLVLEIPSRTPESSPQDYHAIKMPQTPRKVNFLLTPSPSDVRINGSGSPGPSSSRGKSSIRSLFPKLSFIHRSSSDIEKVANLALEGSSHGAQEKPSISRSLSLSKIFTPRIKRTSSLPVTPIIHSNPESAHGGMRGGATNFIGKGAQRKISRSLSVPVNDKESSLRRMDSFFRVIPSTPLVKGGSGKLNIPIEEAEEDNAGEDIPEEEAVCRICLVELCEGGETLKMECSCKGELALAHKDCAIKWFSIKGNKTCDICKEEVRNLPVTLLRIQSIRARSTGAIRALQEDVNGYRVWQEVPVLVIVSMLAYFCFLEQLLVGKMGSGAIAISLPFSCVLGLLSSMTSSTMGWHTSSSIYSSCNFYGVRCCDERYFDPS encoded by the exons ATGGAAAACGAGGATAAGCTTGTTGTTCAAAGGACTCAGGTGGGTTCACGTGAAGAACCCATTTCAATTCCTGTCCAAAAG GATGAAGGTACAGCTGGGATCACTGAAGAAAAAGAGCATTCTAATCAATGGAAGAGATCGAATCTTGTCCTCGAGATACCGTCTCGAACACCCGAATCGTCCCCACAAGATTATCATGCTATAAAGATGCCTCAAACTCCTAGGAAAGTAAATTTTCTCTTGACACCAAGTCCTTCAGATGTGAGAATTAATGGATCTGGATCACCTGGTCCATCTTCATCTAGAGGCAAATCATCTATAAGAAGTCTCTTTCCTAAGTTAAGCTTTATCCATAGAAGTTCTTCAGACATTGAGAAGGTTGCTAACCTTGCCCTTGAAGGTTCATCACATGGGGCACAAGAGAAGCCTTCAATATCTAGGTCTTTGTCTCTTTCAAAGATATTCACCCCTAGGATAAAGAGGACTTCATCACTACCTGTTACTCCCATCATTCACTCGAATCCCGAATCGGCGCACGGTGGAATGAGAGGAGGCGCTACCAACTTTATT GGAAAAGGAGCTCAACGAAAAATATCTCGTTCACTTTCTGTCCCGGTGAATGATAAAGAGTCAAGTTTGAGGAGGATGGATTCATTTTTCCGTGTAATTCCTTCAACACCACTTGTGAAGGGAGGAAGTGGAAAGCTAAATATACCCATAGAGGAAGCTG AAGAAGATAATGCTGGTGAAGATATACCTGAAGAAGAGGCTGTTTGCAGAATTTGTCTGGTTGAATTGTGTGAAGGTGGCGAGACGCTAAAGATGGAATGCAGCTGCAAAGGTGAACTTGCTTTGGCACATAAGGACTGTGCCATCAAATGGTTTAGCATCAAGGGGAATAAGACATGTGATATATGTAAGGAAGAGGTCAGAAACTTACCTGTTACTCTGTTACGGATCCAAAGTATTCGAGCTCGAAGCACCGGAGCAATCAGAGCTCTGCAGGAAGATGTCAATGGATATAG GGTCTGGCAGGAAGTTCCCGTGCTCGTAATCGTGAGCATGCTTGCCTATTTCTGTTTTCTCGAGCAACTACTG GTCGGTAAAATGGGTAGTGGCGCTATCGCAATATCCCTCCCTTTTTCTTGTGTACTTGGACTGCTCTCATCCATGACCTCATCAACTATGG GTTGGCATACAAGCAGTTCTATCTATTCTTCTTGCAACTTTTACGGGGTTCGGTGTTGTGATGAGCGGTACTTCGATCCTAGTTGA